The uncultured Dysgonomonas sp. genome contains the following window.
GTATCTGATGCCGTTGATCTTCCTTTTCATGCTGAATGATTACCCATCGGGTCTTACATATTATTATTTCCTTTCGTTATTGGTTACAATATTATTGACTATTGCCTTCAGATATATAATAGATGAAGACAAGGTGCTGGCTAAGTTGGAAGCCAATAAAGCAAAACCGAAAAAGAAATCGGGTTTCATGGCTCGTTTGGCAGAGGCTCAGAAACTTCAGCAACAACAATTGAACGAGAAGAATAAGTCTAATAGTACCAAGAGAAAGAGGTAAGTTAGACGTCAAAACATATAGAAGAAAAGGTTATTTCGGTTGAAGTAACCTTTTTTTATTTACTTTTGTGAGAATCCTATCGCAGAATATGAAGATTTGCTACCTAATATTAGCTCATAATAATTTCAGGCATTTAGACCGTTTGATAGATGTTCTGAATGGCGCGGATTGTACTTTTTTTATTCATTTGGATAAAAAGGTAGTGTCTGAGTATTTTCCTCAACATAAGAATGTGGAGGTAATCCCGGAACGCACTGATATCAATTGGGGCGGATTTAGTATGGTAGAAGCTACTCTGGCTCTGATGAAGCGAGGTGTAGAATGTTCTCCCGATGCAGATTATTATGTATTGATTAGTGGAGTAGATTATCCTATCCGGTCTAAGGAGTTCCTTTATCAACAGTTGGAAAAGGGAAAAGAGTATATTGATATTGCTCCTGTCCCTGTGCCGTTCAAGCCGATGGAGCGCTATGAATATTATTTCTTCGATTACGATCGTCGTAACCTGAAGCATTATAATCCTAAATTTCTTGCCGAAGTATTGCTTAAAAAGCTGAAAATAAAAAGAAAAGCACCTTTCAGGGTGTATGCCGGTACACAATGGTTTGCCCTTACCCGCGAGTGTGTACACTATATTTTGACGACAGTAAGGGAGGATAAGCGATATACAGACTTCTTCCGTCATACATTAGTTCCTGACGAGGCTTTTTTTCAGACAATTATCGGGAATTCTCCGTTTCGGCAAAATACAGCCGCAAGCCTTACTTATACAGATTGGGAGGTTGCTGTTCCTCCGGCCACAATAGAAGAGCGTCATGTTGACTTTCTGGGAAGCCATATCGAGTTCAATGATGAATACGGGCAGCGATTTCCTTATTTTGCACGGAAGTTTAATGACGGCAGTGAAAAATTGCTGGAAGAGATACAAAACAGGTTGTGGGGATAATCATTTATCCAAACTGGCAAGCAGGTCTGCAATATAGCTTCGGGTGAAATCTTCCGGTTTCAACACATTATTGTTCCATATTACAAGGTCGATGTCTATTTTCACGATTCCGTTTTTTTTATCAGCTTCGTTTCTCCCCATATCCTTTTCTATAGATTTCAATAAGCGGATAACTTCGTCCTTGTCCCTATCTGTGTAGATAACGGCAAGCTGGTTCAGGAAATCGTTATTGTAAGTTGTACCGTATGGCATGGTGACAGAGGTATCGGAATAAGATATATCTGTAAATATATTATTCAGAAACTGATGGCACAGGCTTAAATTCGATTCCCGGTCTTCGTTTGTACCGATGCTGAGTAATGCTTTGTTCATAACCGGTGCAAATATACATTCCATTTTTTGAATCATAGTATATACAGGTCAATAAATTCTTCAGAATTGAGTTGAGCGATAAAGAAATTGTGCTTGATAAATATGGAAAAATGCATAGTTTTCCCTCTAATTTATATAACCTTATAATTTAAAATAATAATGAAAAGATATTTATTTTTATTGCTGATTTTAGCCTTATTATGTTGCTCAAATACACAGAATAGATTTGACGTTCCGTCTGGCTTTTATTTTGAAATTAGTAATGGTGCAAATGATAGTTATAATTCAAAGACAGCCTTATTTAAGAGACGTTATTCAAATGGCGCCAAATCTTATGAAATATCCCTTAATGATGCTGAAAGAAGAATAATCTATAACTTGTATCAGGAAATTCATTTTCAAAGTTTTCCCCAAAAGTTTGAGATAGATTGGAATTCTACAGATGCTATTGCAGTAGTTCTTCCAAGCTTTGATACTTCGCTGGAAATCTGTGAAAACGATAGTTGCAATAAAGTTATTTTAGATCTTATAGATCTGGAAAATCCTATAAATGATAAAGGAAAAGCACAGCAATATAAAAGGCTGTACGATAAAATATGGCAGATAATTATAAATAAAGAAGGGTATACGGATATACCGGATTCTGATCTTATTTATTTCTGAAATTGAATTAGAATTATCCAAGGATCAGAAAGAGCTTTTTTTTAATAAAACTGATTCGTACTTTTATATATCACTAATAGTCTATATTATGAAGAAAGCCATTGTTTTGTTCTTATTATGCCTGCTTTTTAGCCAATCATACTCTCAGTTTAATTTATTAGAGGAGGCATATAAAAAGAAATCGAAGGAAAAACTAAATGAGTTCTTTAATGATTGGCAAAAAGAAACCCCTTCTATTTCAGACGCGGAATTTGAAAATTTAACTGATAGGGAAAAAGAAGTATACAAGGTATTCGGCGCTTTTTATAATCCTGTAAATTTGCAAACAATCGGACGCTCCGAATGGGGGGATACGATATATCAGTCTGTAAAATATCTAATTGTACAGAATAGTATTCAATACAGAATACAAAACAGAGTGTTTTTTACAGAAGAAGAGAAAGTGGCGGTTTACAAAAAGCTTCAGGAGGAATACGGACAACAGGGACTGGATAGTCTGAAGTTACAAAGTATTCCTGCTTTTGCAGAAGAATGGGTGACGGAGGAACTGATTGAAAATGAAAATGTTCATACTGATACCATCACTGATTTTAGACCTGTTCTTTTTTTTAGTGATAAAAAAGTGGTGTATCTTAATTCTTTATATAATATAGGATTAACTCACTTTTTAGGTACTCATATCATAAAGAATAAAGATAGGCTTACGTATGCGTACTATCTTTCAGATAAAGAGATTGGTAAAAGGCAGACTTTTCTGGAACAAAATATAAAAGTATGGAGAGGGCATTGGGGTGCTTATTGGCAACTGTTGACATACCCTGAGGTGAATATTATAGTATTTGATAAAGAGATGAAATATGCTAGAGTTTTCTTTAGAATAGTTTATGAGGGAGGAGAGGCATTATTAAAGAAAGAAGAGGGGGAATGGAATATTATATCTTCCAAACTGACATGGATAGAGTGAGTAACTCTGGATTTGACCAATTGTCTCTTGTCTACTTATAATTCCGCTTTTTATTATCATAAGCTCTTTAACGGATTATAAATCCTGACAGTACAAGCTTTCGGATTGCAAATCCGAAAGGACGAAGGACGAAAGCTCTGTGCGAACTCCAAATTTATCAAAAAACTTTATCTATATAAGAAACTAATTATTAACCATTAATATTTAAGTATCTTATGAAGTATAAAGAAAAAATTGCCTCGGAGATTATCCGGATGATAGAACAAGACTTGTGTAGCATATCAGAAATCTGCAAATCATTTAAAATCAGCCGTAAGACATTTTACGAATGGAAAAAGATCAAACCTGATTTTAAAGAAGCGGTAGAAGAAGCCATCGACCACCGCGAAGATGTGATGGTAGCCTCGGCTCGGATAGGGCTAAAACAATTGCTGGAAGGCTATGTACAGAAAAAGGAGAAGATTACCTATATCCCCGATAAGAATAATCCGGTGGAAGATGTAGAGAAATGCAGGGTAGTGGAAAAGAAATTCTGTCCGCCGAGTATCCGTGCGATAAAGTATGTACTCGACCGCGAAGAAAGGAAAAAAGACAAAGACCGCTTACTGGCATCGGAACGCCGTCCGCTGATTATCGAAGTACAGGATGAGGAAACCAAACGTGAGCTGATGATCTTGCAGGAGAACGGCTTCCGTTCGGGCGGCTCGCTCAATCCGGAGGTAGTAGCTGCTGTGGACAGGAAGCTGGAAGGAAGATGAACGAATCATCTAATTGCCACATATCTAATATCTTAGATTAATCAAATATTCAGTCCCATGCTACATCCCAAGAGACAATATCTCTATATTTCTCTTTTCTACATAACCGAATGAACTACAAGTACAAAGATAATCAAAATATGGAAGTTCAAGTACATAAAACAGTAAATAATTCACTTTCAACGATCATTTCTCCGTATCTTTGTGATTCAGAAAAAATAATGGAAAAATTAGTAATCAAAAGACAAATATCATACTCCTGTATATTTCCTGATGGATGTG
Protein-coding sequences here:
- a CDS encoding beta-1,6-N-acetylglucosaminyltransferase — translated: MKICYLILAHNNFRHLDRLIDVLNGADCTFFIHLDKKVVSEYFPQHKNVEVIPERTDINWGGFSMVEATLALMKRGVECSPDADYYVLISGVDYPIRSKEFLYQQLEKGKEYIDIAPVPVPFKPMERYEYYFFDYDRRNLKHYNPKFLAEVLLKKLKIKRKAPFRVYAGTQWFALTRECVHYILTTVREDKRYTDFFRHTLVPDEAFFQTIIGNSPFRQNTAASLTYTDWEVAVPPATIEERHVDFLGSHIEFNDEYGQRFPYFARKFNDGSEKLLEEIQNRLWG
- a CDS encoding 2-amino-4-hydroxy-6-hydroxymethyldihydropteridine diphosphokinase, producing MNKALLSIGTNEDRESNLSLCHQFLNNIFTDISYSDTSVTMPYGTTYNNDFLNQLAVIYTDRDKDEVIRLLKSIEKDMGRNEADKKNGIVKIDIDLVIWNNNVLKPEDFTRSYIADLLASLDK